The sequence TAATATATCTGCCACCTAAACCTTCCACAAATCTTCCGAAAGTTCTTAATAACTCTTCGCTCTTTATTTTCTCTGGATCTCCTATGATTACAGCCTTACCTCCACCAAGGTTTAGACCAGCTGCTGCACTTTTATAAGTCATACCTCTTGATAGTCTTAAAACGTCTATAATTGCTTCTTCTTCAGTTTCGTAATTCCAGAATCTTGTACCACCTAAAGCTGGTCCTAAAGTTGTGTCATGAATACCAATAATAGCTTTCAATCCAGTTGCACGGTCTTGACAAAAAATCAGCTGTTCATAATCATACTTCTCTAAGTACTCAAATATTTTCATAAAAAATCCCCCTTTAGTAATATTATTAACTTCCTAATTTATACTATGTTAAAAATATATTAATCTGTCCTATTAAATTATAAACCTAATTGAAATCGTTTTCAACATTTCTTACAAACTATTAATTTTCTTTAATAAAATCAAAAACCCAAATAGCTAAATTTGCTATTTGGGTTTTTGATTTTATTAAGGTCTAATGAACATTTGTGTCCAATATGGACTTCCGTTGCTAGCCTTATAGTATCCAACTCCAATTTTTGTGAAGTTCTTATTTAAAATATTTGCTCTATGACCTTCAGAATTCATCCAAGCTTTTACTACAGCTTCTGCTGTAGGTTGTCCCATAGCTATATTTTCCCCTGCTGAAGAATATTTAATACCAAATTTCTTCATCATATCAAAAGGACTTCCATAAGTTGGTGATGTATGACTAAAGTATCCTTTAGTTGCCATGTCTTTTGATTTTTCACGTGCAACTTTTGATAATTCTGCATCTAATTCAAGTGCATTTAGGCCATTCTTTTGTCTTTCGACATTTACTAATCTGACTACTTCCTGTTCAATTGCACTAACACTACCTATTTCTGTGCTGTTACTTGGTTGGTCTACTGGTGCTTCAGTTTTTGTTTCTTCTTGCTTTGGTGCTTCTGTTTTTGGTGTCTCTGTTTTTGGAGCTTCTGTCTTAGGTGTCTCATTTTGTACAGGTTTCTCTGTATTCACAACATCCCCTTTAGCTGGTACCTTAATTACATTACCATTATTCTTAAGGTAGCTGCTAAATCTAAATGTATATGTCTTGTTTGTTGTCCATGTGCAATTTTGATTATTTGTTGTGACGATTCTATAGCTTGCAGCGTTAGCTATATTAATATTTGATAATACAAGTAATGCTGCTAAAGTTGATACTACTTTTACTCTTTTTAAATTTCTTTTCATAAGTTAACCTCCTTATAACCTTTCTTTTTTAGATAATGTTAGGGGAAGTGCCTTAAGAACGACCTTGTTGAAAGTATAACACTAATAACCTGAAGTCTAAAGGCTTAATATTTTGAATTAATAGTTAATATTGGACATACCTCCGAATATTTGGAAGTATGTATCAGTATATCCTGTAAAATGTATAAAATCACTGTGAACATTGATCAAAACATAATTCATCAGATTTACTTCGCATAATAGAAACATAATAATTTATAGTAGAGCAATTAACCAAAAAATGTTGTTTTATAATTTATTAGATATATATTTTCGTCCTAAATCAAAAATGAGTTAGGCATTACAAACTGACAAAGCTAATATAATGTCAATTTGTCATACCTAACCCCATACCTTTACAATTCAAATAAGTCTCTAATTTCTTTTTCACTCATTTTTGAAACAAGTGTTTCTCCAGGTTTAATAACTGAGTCTATTAGTTCTTTTTTTCTTTCCTGAAGTTTAAATATTTTATCCTCAATTGTTCCTTGAGTTATAAATTTCATAACATGAACTACATTTTCTTGTCCTATTCTATGAGCTCTGTCTGTAGCCTGTTCTTCAACTGCTGGATTCCACCATGGATCAAAATGGATGACTGTATCTGCACCAGTGAGATTTAATCCTGTTCCACCTGCTTTTAAAGAGATTAGAAAAACACTGCCTATCCCTTTGTTGAATCTATTAACTAGCTCTCCTCTTTCCTTTGTATCTGTTGAACCATCTAAGTAAAGATATTCTATTTTTTTCTTTTCAAGCATTTGTGCAATAATTCCTAACATACTTGTGAACTGGGAAAATAAAAGTACCCTATGTCCACCCTCTAAAATATCACTTATTAGCTCTTCAAGAAGTTGAAGTTTGCCACTATCACCATTATAGCCTTCTATGAACAAGGATGGATGACAGCAAATTTGTCTAAGTCTAGTTAAGCCAGCTAGTATCTTTATATGGCTTCGTTCAAAACCTTTGTCTTTTATCTCTTCTTCAATTTCACCTTTTATTTGGTTAAGATAAGCTAAATATATTTTCTTCTGCTCTGATGTAAGCTCAGCTACAATCTTATGCTCTATCTTATCAGGAAGTTCCTTGAGTACTTCCTTTTTAAGCCTTCTCAATATAAAAGGCTTAATATATTTACTTAACTCATCTAAAGATTTCTTATCATTTTCTTTTACAATAGGCCTCTCAAATTTTTTAATAAACTTACTATGAGACCATAAATACCCAGGCATTATAAAGTCAAATATTGACCATAGCTCAGTCAATGAATTTTCTATAGGTGTACCTGTAAGTGCAAAATAATTTTGTGCCTTTATATCCTTTACAGATTTCGCATTTTGTGACATAGGGTTTTTTATATGCTGAGCCTCATCTAATATACAGTACTTAAATGTGATATTTTCATATAGGTCTATATCCCTTCTTATAAGTGGATAAGACGTCACTACTATATCATAGTTCATGATGTCCTCTATATTGTTTTGTCTCTCATCTTTGTTCCCAGAAATCACCAATGTCCTTAGCTCTGGGGTAAACTTTTCAACCTCTGAAGCCCAGTTATATACTAGAGATGTAGGGGCTACTATAAGGTTTGGAAACTTGTTGCCTTCATTCTTTTCTGATAATAAAAAAGTCAGTACCTGTAGTGTTTTGCCTAATCCCATATCATCAGCTAATATGCCACCCATTCCATAGACTGCTAAAGTTTTTAACCACTTAAAGCCAAATCTCTGATAGTCTCTTAGTATGCTTTTTAGATTTTCTGGAACAGAGTAATCTATGTCACCTGGTTCTCTAATATTTTGTACAAGTTCTTTAAATAAAAGATTTCTTTTTATATAATTATTCTCAGATTGCTTTAGCTTTTCATCAAGATAAAGTGCTTTAAATTTAGGTATTTGTATAATATCCTTTTTAAAATCCTTTTCATCTAGATCCAGATAATCAATTATTTCTGACATGCTATTGAGTTCATCCATTTCGAGTGGTAAATATGAACCATCTTTTAATTTATAGTATTTTTTCTTTTCCCTTAGAGAATTAAATACATCAATTAACTCTACTCTATCTATACCACTTATATCAAAGCTAAACTCCAACATATCATTTTCAGAGTTTAATCTAATCCCTCCTGAGAATGAAGACATATCCTTAATCTTCACACTTTTAAATGCTTCAGAATAAAATACTTCCGCTTTCTCTTGAATCAAAGGGATTTTTTTGTAAACAAATTCAAACTTTTTCTCTTCGTCATCAAGATAAATTTGATTATTTTTAACTTTAAACTCTGAAGCTTCAAATATACTAATTATCTCTTTTTCTCTTTCTAAGTCT comes from Proteiniborus sp. DW1 and encodes:
- a CDS encoding CAP domain-containing protein, which codes for MKRNLKRVKVVSTLAALLVLSNINIANAASYRIVTTNNQNCTWTTNKTYTFRFSSYLKNNGNVIKVPAKGDVVNTEKPVQNETPKTEAPKTETPKTEAPKQEETKTEAPVDQPSNSTEIGSVSAIEQEVVRLVNVERQKNGLNALELDAELSKVAREKSKDMATKGYFSHTSPTYGSPFDMMKKFGIKYSSAGENIAMGQPTAEAVVKAWMNSEGHRANILNKNFTKIGVGYYKASNGSPYWTQMFIRP
- a CDS encoding DEAD/DEAH box helicase, whose translation is MFNITEKLIRELCMLSNTYLKGQQYYRANKVKDLKFNSQRLIFNAVVSGTRRYEVRIEFDKDGDFRRGTCTCPAYDEYWGHCKHIVATLYEIRERDKNGEYDRVQSYGIAKNIIDFFRYKQLDIKSPVQLEITYEFEPNPFGDMDNSSYISLRIGESKLYVVKSIKKLLESFESKEELLFGKEFTFDPKIHRFSEIDQPIIDLLQEIYDTEKAISESYYGFGKTSLFKGKRVNLTSKTAKRFFEIMKDRSFKAIIMNREYGNVKILEDNMPLKFKLDKDGKDLVLNVDYGKLLIPLVTDGEYFFNQDTIYKTTPQQREYFVPFYAALIKQKNSSIKIPHEYNENFVSEVYPFIEKIGEVEIDQKVQSSIYKPEIKPEVYLDINEDAILVDLRYIYGDMIINPFAHEEKTVKEDRILIRDLEREKEIISIFEASEFKVKNNQIYLDDEEKKFEFVYKKIPLIQEKAEVFYSEAFKSVKIKDMSSFSGGIRLNSENDMLEFSFDISGIDRVELIDVFNSLREKKKYYKLKDGSYLPLEMDELNSMSEIIDYLDLDEKDFKKDIIQIPKFKALYLDEKLKQSENNYIKRNLLFKELVQNIREPGDIDYSVPENLKSILRDYQRFGFKWLKTLAVYGMGGILADDMGLGKTLQVLTFLLSEKNEGNKFPNLIVAPTSLVYNWASEVEKFTPELRTLVISGNKDERQNNIEDIMNYDIVVTSYPLIRRDIDLYENITFKYCILDEAQHIKNPMSQNAKSVKDIKAQNYFALTGTPIENSLTELWSIFDFIMPGYLWSHSKFIKKFERPIVKENDKKSLDELSKYIKPFILRRLKKEVLKELPDKIEHKIVAELTSEQKKIYLAYLNQIKGEIEEEIKDKGFERSHIKILAGLTRLRQICCHPSLFIEGYNGDSGKLQLLEELISDILEGGHRVLLFSQFTSMLGIIAQMLEKKKIEYLYLDGSTDTKERGELVNRFNKGIGSVFLISLKAGGTGLNLTGADTVIHFDPWWNPAVEEQATDRAHRIGQENVVHVMKFITQGTIEDKIFKLQERKKELIDSVIKPGETLVSKMSEKEIRDLFEL